TCGGCAGCGGCATCCAGGAAAACTCCGTGGAGCTCGGCGTCTACGTCTACGTCTTTGAAAACGGCAGCTGGAATTTCCAGCAGCGCATCCTGGGCAACTACGTCCCGCCGAATTCCGAGTTCGGACACGCCATCGCCATCGATGGGGATACCATCGTCATCAGCGCCTCCGCCGCGCCGAATGGCGCGATCCAGAATGCCGGCTGCCTGCTCGTCTACACCCGCAACAATGGCGTCTGGGATCTGCAGGCAAAGCTCCACGCGAAGGACTCCGCCACCGGGGATTTCCTCGGCGATGGCATCGCGATCCATGACGATACCATCCTGACGCTCGCCCATGGCGACATCAACAACTCCGGGAACAACGCGGGGAATGCCTACATTTTCCATCGCGCGAATGGCATCTGGACCCAGCAGGCCGATCTGCCGACGAGCACCGCCATGCTTTCGACGAGTCCTTATGAAGAGCGCCCGCTCCGCGTCGCCCTCCATGGGGATGTGGCCGTGGTTGGCTCGCCCTTCGATGAAGATCACGGGGCAGCCGCGGGCGGAAAGGTTTTCGTCTTCGGCCGCAGGGGTTCTGTCTGGACGGCAGGCGCCCCGCTCGTCTTGACCCCCACTCCCCAGCCCTACGAATTCGCCGGCACCACCGTCGCCACGGATGGCAGGACGATCCTAGTAGGCGCGGTGCAGGGCGGTGTGACCGGTGGCGAGGGCAAGGTCTATGTCTGCCGCTTGCAGAACTCCGGCGCATGGCAGACGGAGCAAGTCCTCACGGATGGCAATAGCGATGCCATCGATGCCATCCAGCGCTTCGGCTCCACGCTGGACATCGAGGACGATACCCTGCTCATCGGCGGTCCCGGTGCCAGCAGTGATGGCCTGGGCACGCAGGCTGGCTCCGCCTTTGTCTTCCGCCGCGATGCGCAGGGCTCATGGCAGCAGCTGCGCCGCTTGCTCCCGGAGGGCACCGACAATGGCGGCACGGGCTTCGGCTCCGCGATGGCCCTGCATGGCCGTGACTCGATGCTCATCGCCAGCAAGGAAGAAGATGGCACGATCACCTTTGACCCCACGCTGAACAATCGCGGTGTGATCCTTTCGCTGAGCCTGATCACGCCCCAGGGCATGCCGCTCTACCTGCTGACCCGGGCGGACAAGAATCACGACGAATTCCTGTCCACGCACGAGTGGGATACCTACTTCCCCGTCGATCGCCTCACCGCGACCGTCTTCGGCATGATCGATGCGAACCGCTCCGAAGGCGTCGACTATCTGGAGCTGGATGCCGCGCTGGCCGATCCCGCCGCGCCGCGTGCCTACCATCTCTGGATGGATTACCTGGAGATGACATCGGAGCTCGATGCGGATGGCGACCTGCTGCTCAGCCGTGATGAATTGCTTTCCATGTATCCGCCGGGCAAGGCAGGTGCGAAGAAGACGGATGCCTTCCTCAAGCGACTGAAGATTTCCTCCTCGCCGACCATCCCGCAATGGTTCCGCGGCAAGGGCCTGCCGACCATGGCGCAATACGATGCCGCGATCCTTGCGCGGAGCCAGCGCGGTGAACTCGCGGCGCAGCTGGATACGGATGAGGATGGCCAGGTGAGCCGCCAGGAGTTCGCCGCCCTTTTTCCGGTGAAGGTGGCCGTGGGGAAAGTCGATGCAGCCTGGAGATCCGCCACTGGCACGCCGAAGAAGGTCGCGCTGCCTGCGGAGATTTCGATCGGGGGGTTTATCGAGGCCCCCGTGCTTCCGAAGGTGAAGAAGTAGGCCGCGAGATGCTCCGCAGGAGCGGTCCGAAAGAAAATGTAGCGGCGCTCTATGAGCGTCGGACTTTGGCGGCATGGGCCGCATCGGGCGATGTTCGCTTCATGCTCCGCAGGAGCGGTCAGGGAGGGATGTAGCGGCGCTCTATGAGCGTCGGACTTTAGCGGCATGGGCCGCATCGGGGGATTTTCGCATCATGCTCCGCAGGAGCGGTCAGGGAGGGATGTAGCGGCGCTCTATGAGCGTCGGACTTTAGCGGCATGGGCCGCATCGAGCGGTTTTCGCCAAACGCTTGCGTCCAAGGCCCCGGAGGGGGCCATAGCCAATAGCCGGTGGTCGAGCGCAGCGAAAACCACCGGTTGGGTCGGAGGCGATATTGAACCCCGGCAGGGGTTCCGGCGCGCGGGAAGTCACCTCAAGATCCGCTTCCGCACTTACTAGGGAACTCCTTCGGCATCACGGATTCCACGAACTTCATCCAGGCATCGGGGCACATCGCTGGAACCCCGTCCGGGGTTCCATTCTCTGCGTGGGCCAACCGGTGGTTTTCGCTGCGCTCGACCACCGGCTATTGGCTGATTGCCCTCCGGGCAATGAGACCGGACCAGTCGAACTTGTTAGAGAATCGATGATCCTCCGATGCGGCTGATGCCGCGAGTTTGCGACGGTCATAGACCGACGCTACATTTTCTCTCGGACCGCTCCGGTGGAGCGTGATGGGTGGATCCCCCGATGCGGCCTGTGCCGCCAATCACCTACGCTCATAGAGCGCCGCTACATTTTCTTTCGGACCGCTCTTGCGGAGCCCTCGTCCCACGCCTCGAAATCGCCCCTCGACCGGATGCCATTCCTGATATCTCATCCGCGCGCCCTCACGCATGTTTTCCATCCGCTCCGTCTCCCCTCTCCTCGCCGCTGCCGGGATCTGTATTCTCCCTGCCGCGACGCCGCTTTCCCTGGTGACCCGGGAAGACCAGCGCCTGAGCGTCTCCAGCCTGCCCGCGGAATTCGCGGCGAAGAGCTTCGGCGGACGACTTCAGGTCAGCGGGGATACCGCCGTCTTCCTCGGCAACAGCACCGGGCCGAGGTATTGGGAAAAAAGCGTCTATATCTACGTCTTTCAAAACGGCAGCTGGACCTTCCAGCAGTGCATCCCGGGGAACGTGGTCGGAGAGTATTCCGAATTCGCCCACTCCATCGCCCTCTCCGGAGACACCCTCGTGGTCAGCGCCCCCTACGAGCCGAAGGGCGAGCTCCCGGGTGCCGGCTGCCTCCTCGTCTATGAGCGTCACAACGGGACATGGACCCTCCAGACAAAGCTCTTCGCGGAGGACGCCGCCAAGGATGATTCCCTCGGCGATGGCGTGGTGATCGATGGGGATACGATCATGAGCCTCGCCCACGGCGGCCTCAACAACTGGGGTGGAAATGCGGGCAGCGCCTACTTCTTCCATCGCCAGAATGGTATCTGGACCCAGGGTGCCGAATTGCCGACCCCGCGCAGCACGCAGGACCGGCCGTCCTCGTCTCCGCTCCGCCTGGCACTTTCCGGGGATCACGCCGCGGTTGGCTTTTCCTTCGGTTACTACCAGGGGAAACTCGGTGCCGGGCAAGTCTTCCTCTTCCGCCGCGAGGGTGGCGTCTGGTCGCCGGATGGCATCCTCGCCTCGCCGGACGGCCCGAAGGATTACGAGTTCTTCGGCAGCAGCCTGGCCATGGATGGCGAGACGCTTCTGGTGAGCGCCGTGCAAGGCGGCGCGGCCGGTGGCGAGGGAAAGGCCTTCACCTACCGGAAGCTCCCGGACGGCGGATGGGAATACACGGGAAAACTCGACGATGGCACGCCGGATTACAGCGAGTCGATGATGCGCTTCGGATCTACGATGGTCGTCGTAGGAGACACCGCGGTGATCGGCGGGCCGAATGCCAGCCACGATCTTCGCGGGCTGGATGCCGGCTCGGCCTTTGTCTTCCGCCGCAATCAGAACGGCAGCTGGGATCGCCTCCGCCGCCTGCTCCCGGAGGGGACGGACAATAGCGGCACGGGCTTCGGCTCCACGATGGCTCTCCATGGCCGCGACTCCCTGCTCATCGTCGGCGCGGAAGACGATGGCACCATCACCTACGAACCGTGGCGGAACAATCGCGGCGTGGTCATTTCCCTGAGCCTGATCACGCCCGAGGGCCTGCCGCTCCGCGTGCTGAACCTGGCGGACACGAATCACGACGAGACCCTCTCCCCGCTCGAGTGGGACCAGCTTTTCCCCGTCGATCGCCTTACCTCGACCGTGTTCGGCACGATCGATTGGAATCGCAGCTCCAGTGTGGACTATCTCGAGTTGGACCTCGCCCTGGCCGATCCCGCCGCGCCGCCTGCTTATCATCTCTGGATGGATTACCTCCAGGCATCTTCGGAGCTCGATGCCGATGGCGACCTGCGGCTTAGCCGCGATGAATTGCTTTCCATGTATCCGCCGGGGAAGACCGGAGCGAAGCAGGCCGATGCTTTCCTCAAGCGACTGAAGATCCCGGCACCGATCACCACCGCGCAGTGGTTCCGCGGCAAGGGCCTGCCGACCATGGCACAATATGATGCCGCGATCGTTGCGCGGAGCCAGCGCGGTGAACTCGCGGCGCAGCTGGATACAGATGAGAATGGTCAGGTGAGCCGCCAGGAGTTCGCTGCTCTGTTTCCGGTGAAGGTGGCGGTGGGGAAAGTCGATGCGGCCTGGAGATCCGCCACTGGCACGCCGAAGAAGGTCGTCGCGCCTGCGGAGATTTCGATCGCGGGTTTTATCGAGGCCCCCGTGCTTCCGAAGGTGAAGAGGTAGGCTCCGCGAGATGCTCCGCAGGAGCGGTCAGGGGAAAATGTAGCGGCGCTCTATGAGCGTCGGTGGTTGGCGGCATGGGCTGCATCCTTGTGCGTTCATCCCCGTGCTCCGCAGGAGCGGTCAGGGTAAAATGTAGCGGCGCTCTATGAGCGTCGGACTTTAGCGGCATGGGCCGCATCGGGTGGTTTTCGCCAAACGCTTGCATCCAAGGCCCCGGAGGGGCCATAGCCAATAGCCGGTGGTCGAGCGCAGCGAAAACCACCGGTATGGCGGGAAGTGATATCGAACCCCGGTAGGGGTTCCGGCGCGCGGGAAGTCACCTCAAGATCCACCTTCCGCACCTACCCGGGAACTCCTTCGGCACCACGGATCCACGAATTTCATCCGGGAATCGAGGCACATCGCTGGAACCCCGTCCGGGGTTCAATCCCGCGCGCGGATCTACCGGTGGTTTTCGCTGCGCTCGACCACCGGCTATTGGCTGATTGCCCTCCGGGCAATGAGACCGGACCAGTCGAACTTGTTAGAGAATGGATGATCCCCCGATGCGGCCCATGCCGCCAATCACCGACGGTCATAGAGCGACGCTACATTTTTCCCTGACCGCTCCTGCGGAGCCTTCGTTCGTTCGCGGACTGGCAAGGGGCGCTCCGGCATGCCCCGCATCTAACAAAATCCACTATGCCACCATCAAATATCCCTTATCCGATATCATAACAATTTCCAATCACGCCGGAAATCGCAGCTCAACGGGGCCAATCTTCCCTCCACGATCGCGTACCAAGCATCCCCCGCAGCGATCCCCTGTTAGGCCGCTCTTGCCCACCAGCCCTTTCCCCAATCCGAATCCAACCCACTTTCCACCAATTCATTACAAAACCCCACCCTCGCCCCGCCCGACCCCCATCGGGCGATCCACCGGGTAGGCAAAATTTGGTTAACCTAGCACCGAACATCTCGAACTAAATAATTCATATTGATGCGCATATTAAAAATACGTTAGATATCCGCCGTTGTGCACTTGGCACTCTCACCCCCATAGACGAAAGCGACCGCTTCTCCCCCAAAGAATCGTGAACAATACACCCACCCCACCCCTTACCTCATCCCTCGCCGTGCTCGGCCTCGCCGCACTTGGTGCCTTCGGCTCCGCAAGTGCCGCGCTGGTGAATGGCGGCTTCGAAACCGGCTCCCTCGACGGCTGGACCAGCCTTGGCGACGTCGGCGTTTTCACCGGCTACGACTACGGCTCGCCCGGCAGCGTCGACGCGGATTCCGGAAA
This portion of the Luteolibacter luteus genome encodes:
- a CDS encoding FG-GAP repeat protein, with translation MFSIRSVSPLLAAAGICILPAATPLSLVTREDQRLSVSSLPAEFAAKSFGGRLQVSGDTAVFLGNSTGPRYWEKSVYIYVFQNGSWTFQQCIPGNVVGEYSEFAHSIALSGDTLVVSAPYEPKGELPGAGCLLVYERHNGTWTLQTKLFAEDAAKDDSLGDGVVIDGDTIMSLAHGGLNNWGGNAGSAYFFHRQNGIWTQGAELPTPRSTQDRPSSSPLRLALSGDHAAVGFSFGYYQGKLGAGQVFLFRREGGVWSPDGILASPDGPKDYEFFGSSLAMDGETLLVSAVQGGAAGGEGKAFTYRKLPDGGWEYTGKLDDGTPDYSESMMRFGSTMVVVGDTAVIGGPNASHDLRGLDAGSAFVFRRNQNGSWDRLRRLLPEGTDNSGTGFGSTMALHGRDSLLIVGAEDDGTITYEPWRNNRGVVISLSLITPEGLPLRVLNLADTNHDETLSPLEWDQLFPVDRLTSTVFGTIDWNRSSSVDYLELDLALADPAAPPAYHLWMDYLQASSELDADGDLRLSRDELLSMYPPGKTGAKQADAFLKRLKIPAPITTAQWFRGKGLPTMAQYDAAIVARSQRGELAAQLDTDENGQVSRQEFAALFPVKVAVGKVDAAWRSATGTPKKVVAPAEISIAGFIEAPVLPKVKR